tggatgctgatgaagagatgatgaagctgtgtgctcttatggtgaaaggaatcacaaggattgtatacaggaagttcaggaaaggaaagaggttttccaggaaaggtgcaagttctgataaaaagaatttcagaaaatctgaaggcaaaggagggaagtctgacagaggagatcactcaaatatcaaatgctgatatggaaaatgctcatagcagtcctgaagctgctgagttaaaggtacctcaaactacttatgtctttcatactgatgatattaatgagttgagaagatatcttaaaaccatgtttattagttatagagatcaaactttaacatgtgaaatattaacttctgaaaatcttgcttgtaaaaagaggaatgattatttagaaaaagagttagtcatgttccatcaaactcagaaagatagaaatgatactttctatgttagggatgaagtacttaaaatgaatgaatctctaaaaactgagctagaaaaggaaagagagattatcaggacttggactaactctggcagaataactcataatttgttaagtagtggaaactggaaagagggcttaggttatggagatgataagaatgataaaggaactgtagaaattaagcctatagttgttaaacaaaagccaaagttaaaacctgttaagtttgtagctgtaaagtctgaaactgaaaaatcaaaagttaaagaggaattaacttctgtcaaactaaaacaggaaaagataactgaagtaaacgtgggcttaatgacaaagaagcagcttaagcataagctgaaagaagttaagaatataaacaaggtaaagtcacctaggaaaaataggaatggaaaggaaggtgtaaataaaggcaatgattataagcctgttcctcatgctcctagaaaaacatgtcataactgtggaagttctaaccatctggcttctttttgcaggaagaataagaacataaactccttaccttcaaagtcaggagttaagagtcagtctgtttagatataggccacaaaatccttgttttcattgtggtagtttatggcattccatttatacttgtaaggaatatcatagtttgtactatgattattatcaaataaaaccttctttaatgaaagttagcattgttccttctagtgtaagttctgatacaaagtctgatagtataaatactgataagaaaaatgttaacataaactttgatgctaaatccgctgcaaatgttaacaaacttaataaggccacaggatccaagcaagtctgggtccttaaaactaatcattagtggtctttgtaatcgcagggcaacaggaaaaacatcctagttctggacagtggatgttcaagacatatgactggaaataaagccatgctatcagactttgtgaagaaggctggcccaagtgtttcttatggagatggaaacattggaaaaacattgggatatggcaatatcaatcttgggaatgtcatcattaaagaagtagctctggtctcaggacttaaacacaatctgctgagtgttagtcaaatctgtgatagaggttatcatgtggatttctttgaagaacactgtgaaattgtaagcaaatctacatgcaaagttattctgaaaggatagaggcatggtaatatttatgaagccaagcttttaacaagtactgatgggtctgcaatctgtctggtgagtagagcatcaattgaagaaagctggaattggcacaagaaactctctcatttaaatttcaacaatataaatgaactggtcaagaaagatcttgtgagaggactgccaaagtcagtattttctcctgatggcctttgtgattcttgtcagaaggctaaacaaagaaaatctccattcaagagcaagactgaatcatcaattcttgagccttatcacctactacatgttgatctatttggtccagtgaatgtcatgtctattgcaaagaagaaatatgctatggtcatagtggatgagttcaccagatacacatgggtgtatttcttgcacacaaaaagtgaaactgcatctatcttgattgatcatgtcaagaaactggataaattggtcaaagattctgtgaagataataagaagtgataatggcattgagttcaagaatttgacaatggaagagttctgcaaagaccatggaattaagcaggaattttctgctccaggaactccacaacaaaatggagttgttgaaagaaagaatagaactcttattgaagctgcacgaacaatgcttgatgaagcaaagctaccaacctatttttgggctgaagttgtgcagactgcttgttttactcagaatgcaacactcattaacaagcaaggaaagacaccatatgagatggtgaagaaaaagaagccaaatctgaagtattttcatgtatttggatgcaagtgttttgttcttaatactcatcctaaacagctatccaaatttgacttaaaagctgatgaaggaatttttgttggatatccactttccacaaaagccttcagagtctacaatttaagaacaagggttgttgttgtgaatatgttgtgtacttgatgatcacttaaacaaaacatctaagtagattttacttagtgaaatattgtagcactcgacggataagaattatagtcccgacggataactcattatagtcccgacggatgattaacgtattatccatcgagtgagtagcttatgtaataataagtttgtagcacagtgatgtatgcacctttgtatagaatctgtagtagcatataagtcatgttgactttaactagatatgcaggataggttaattaattgtacataagtaatgtcttgtaattttgtataagtgaaatgaagtcaagtgccaaaatagctaccgatggatgattaacaaagccttcgacggatgatcaaatgactatcaacggatgtttaacatagcagtcgatggatgatcaatcaagtcatcgacggatgatctgaaagtcgacggatgatcatatcaagaattcaaacatcagttgaacagtgaaagctgacacacagccgtcgagttggatacaaacacattgtggaagcccattaactgggtaatagaggacaaaaagcagcaaagattaagactgttagattttatatttgttcagtctttttgactttgtaatcttggtattatataaaccaagagagtagcaaatagaaaaataactgagatagttgagaaacacaaaaacagagaaatctttgtaagcttaatctttagcatttcctgtttTCTCAgaagttcaatttgtaagcagctgtgggcatttctgcacacagagtcctctcgatatattatatatatctctggtggaattatttaaatccaccagaaagtttttaaagactcttgtttttaattacttgtgttttgattcattcaagtttatattccgcattgtgctattcaaaacaaatatatcaataatcgagttgaacatttttatttcaagaaaaaggttcaagaattccattcaaccccccttctgtaattcttgcttcattgttaagggactaacaattggtatcagagcaagctcttaatctacaaagagtttaaagatcaaaacaattcagcaagatgaacaagaaagatatTGGAGTccagattccttttcttgataaagataattaccatcattggaaggtaaagatgcatcttcacatgctctctcaagatgaggcctatgtggactgcatagaaagaggccctcatgttccaatgagagctgcaacaggaaatgagccatctgttccaaagctaaggcatgaatggtctgatcctgatattgaacaagtcaggaaaaataaaaaggccatgaacattctgttcaatggtgttgatgcagacatgtttgatatcatcaactgcaagactgccaaggaagtttgggacacaatacagataatctgtgatggtactgagtaagtaagagaaaataaaatgcagctcctgattcagcaatatgagcattttcacaatgaagaaagtgaatcactcactgacatttttagtagattccaaaaactactaaatgctcgtaagttgcatggaagagtctatcagactaaagactccaatctgaaatttctcagatctcttccaaaggaatggaaaccaatgacagtctcattgagaaatgcacaggattataaggagtttactttagagagactgtatggcattctgaaaacctatgagcttgagatagagcaggatgaaagaatggagagagaaaagaagaaaggaggatccattgcactagttgctgatctggaaaaggagaagaaagtgaagatggaagctgtggaatcaacttcaaaggtctgtgaaggcaagggtaaggggctagctacagaaaatgaagattcattgagccaagatgacatggaggacattgatgagcacctagcattcctttcaaaaagattttccaagctcaagttcaaaaagaactttggagcagccaagccaaatagaaacatggtggataagtcaaaattcaaatgtttcaaatgtggcttggcagggcattttgcaaatgagtgtagaaagtcagattccagtaagaaaagatttgagtctgtagattacaagcaaaaatactatgatctactcaaacaaaaggaaagggcttttattacacaagagaatgactgggcagctgatggcttggatgaagatgaagatgtcagctatgtcaatctagcccttatggccaagtctgatgaaacagagacaagttcctcaagcaatcaggtaatcactacaaaccttgcacatttatctaaagctgagtgtaatgatgccataattgacatgtctacagaattgtatcatttgcgtgttacacttaagtccctcactaaagaaaatgctaaaatcaaagaaaacaacttatttttaagtgagaggaatNNNNNNNNNNNNNNNNNNNNNNNNNNNNNNNNNNNNNNNNNNNNNNNNNNNNNNNNNNNNNNNNNNNNNNNNNNNNNNNNNNNNNNNNNNNNNNNNNNNNCACGCTGATCACCCATGTTGTCTGCGTGTTGGTAGAATTGGCATCTGCTAGGGGTGCTTGGGTGCCATGTGCATGGAAATGAGCAGAAGCAAAAGAGATAATTGCTAAATTAGACTGAGAATACTGCGTAATAAGAATAAATACTGTTTAAGAAGTTTTCGAGATGACAGGTTTTTTGTGTATGTTTGTTATGGTTATGAATGAGAAGAGTTTGCTATTTGTGGTGGGATCATTGTTGACCATGCGACAAAAGGAAGCATCTTAGATATAGCCACCTGGATAGGACCGGAGAGAAGTCTTGCTAAAGGAAACAAATAATGTACAGCTTGAAAAGTGAAGTGTATGTTCCTTATTTTGTTAGTTACTGTAACTAAATGTATATTCAAAACAAGGAGCCAGAGAGATGAACCTTCCCTGAATGGCCTATCCCCCAGTGTTTGTTGAGAAATGGTGGGCAGCAACCACGCGTAATGCTTAAAGTTTATGCGTTCATGCGGGTGCCATTACATGACTTTAGACTCTGATCTAATGATTTCTTACTGGATTATGTtgcattaaaattattttgattagcAGTAACAGTGGGATTTTACGTACCGGGTGCTATACAGGGGGCATAGCTGCCCTGTAAACAATAAATCGGCAATAATTATAAGCAGGCATGTTGAATTTTCTGTATACTAAATTAAAGTTATATCAGAACACTCTCCAATAAAAATATGAGTAGTGCCTGGATTAGTACATATTCCTGGGAATCCATTTGTCATTTCAATAAATCTGTAAGGAACATAATAGTTGAGCAGGTTTGGGTAAGCTGAACCATGGTTTTTGGTTAGGTATTCCATCATTTTAGTTTTCGTAACTCAAACAAGGCACTAATATTTTGACTTGTAGCAAACCAAATTGCCTAGATCACTCAGCCTCCTCCAGTCCTACATAAATTCTTCAAACAGACCAAAGTCATATCGTTAGAGTTGAGTTTGTTGTAGTACACCATATTGATAGAAGATTCTTTGATTGCATTAGTTTTGCGCTAAACAGTGTCATCCTGGTTGCTGCTGTATAAAAACTAGTGATTTTGCTTCTCTGTAATGTAATGGGACCTGGTTTATCTGTAATGTAATGGGACCTGGTTCAATGTCTCAGCAAAAATGGACTAAATTTGTTTCAAAGATCATTACTACAAAAATCTCAGACTGAATCGCAAAATAAAGACATTAAAGATGATAAAATTACTGGTAAGTGGCAGAATCAAACAAATGGAAAAACTGTTGATTTCTTGACTGCCTAATGTACCATCTGCATCAGCGCCAAACTTCTTTCTTTCGGTAATCAACACCAGATAAACCTGATAGGGCGCTTTGATGGTGCAGTCTACCTAATCAAATTTGGAACTGGCATagaaaaagaaatattttaaatGTCTTGATATCAGCTATGTTCCCCTTATCTATTATACTACAACCAAACAGTTTGTTATTAATACACATAATTGTACAAAATTATTGTTAAAAGCTATTATACTAGCTAACAACAGATTTCTGTAATAGGATGGAGGGAAAGAGGACAGTGTGTGTGACCGGAGCATCAGGGTACATCGGGTCCTGGCTTGTAATGAGACTTCTAGAAAGACGGTACCATGTCAGAGCTACCGTCCGGGATCCTGGTATGTATCACCAGTCATGCATGTAATTATTTCCTTTCCTGTATATAAATCTTCTAGTACCTCGATCATCTCTATCATGTTGTTGTTTTTTGAAAGCTTATACACACACAACAACACAGATCTTGTCTTCCTAAATTCTGTTTTGAAGTTATTGCCATCAACATCAGGTGTGTACTTGCTATACCTTtctcataaaataattttttctatAGATAATGCACATTTTTTATTAAATTGAAGTATATGTGCAGGAAACGAGAAAAAAGTGAAGCATCTGTCGGAGTTGCCAAACGCTAATACACACTTGACCTTGTGGAAGGCAGATCTAGCTGAGGAAAGTAGTTATGACGATGCATTTCATGGTTGTGAAGGTGTCTTCCATATGGCCTCCCCTATGGAACTTCTTGTCCATGACCAAGCTACTGTATATATACGTCCACTTCTCTCTGTTTTATTTTTGTGAACCACTCTCTGTTTGGCTTAGTCTTATGAAAATTAAGCACAAACTAGCCGCTGTATTATTTAATATGCATAAGAAAAATCAATAACTTTTGGGAGCTCTAGTACCATCTTTTGTACTTAAAGTGTTGTTAGATCAAGTTAATATGCACATCAAGGTTGTGTCAAATAATGGTAACTAGGAGTAGTATCTTGTATAGAATATAGCTTAGCCTTATTTACTGTTGTGGCCCTTGTGGGGATTTAGTGTCCCCTGAAAGGTATACTCAGCAAGCTCTAGTTACATGTGCATAACTAGAAGAAAACATTTCTAAGGATCAATATCAAATTCGACCAACTGCAGAAATATTTGGCAGAAAAAACTGTTGCTGAGAAAGCTGCATGGAAATATGCTGAAGAAAACGGGATTGATATGGTGACTGTTCATCCTTCCCTTGTGTTTGGCCACTTCATAACTCCTTACACAGGCTACAGCATTGACATTGCAATTTCCTATATACTAGTAAGTCAATTTCTTATAATTCTttcaattttctgatttcattACTCTATATACGCTCTTTGTTAAACATGGGCATTGCATATCTTGTAGACACATGTTTCTCTTGAATAATAGAACTAAATATCGTCACCACATGATCATATTGTAGAAGAGTAAAGCTACCATGGCTTCATTGATATGCCTGAATGGAACATCCGTTGTGCATGTGGATGATGTATGCAATGCTCACATTTACCTCTTTGAGCATCCTCTAGCTAAGGGAAGATACATTTGCTCCACACATACTTTAAACATCTTTGACATTGCACATTCACTTAGTCCTCAAGTACCCCAACAGAGATATACAAACTGAGTACGTACCAAGGAATATTTTTATCAATGATTAATTCTGTATTTACTATTTCATCCTCTACACTTGCAATTTACAATGAAATTAATTCTCATCTGAGTAGATTTGAGAGCTTAGACAAGTCAACCAAAAATTATTCCCTTGTTCTTCGAAGAAGCTGATGGACATTGGTTCGAGTTTGCACACGGAACCAAGAGTACAGGTGACTTGTGCGCTGAAACTATTGAATCATGCAGAGAAAAGGGTTTGCTTTAATCATGCAGAGAAAAGAGTGCATTGTATAATTGTAGCAcagaaaaaaagaaagaagaaaattgaaggtTAACTACAGATAGTCCTAAGTTCCCTTCAAAGTTCAGTTTGTGCCCCTTCAGCTGTATAATTCTTTTCTATTGTAGTCCACTGAATCTGTGTTCCTCATCCCGTTGACATACTGGGATAATTTATAATGCTACGAGTGTCATGATGAATGCAACTACATTAGTATTCTTCCACCTTTATTTGAAGAGTTTATTATATGATTCATGTCAATCAATTCTTTTCTCCTCCCTCGAGGAATTAAGTAGATATTGTAAACGACCAACGGTTATGTATCCATCACTGTAAAATGTAATGATCATTAACTATTTTTTCCGCGCTCGTGTTGATAAATATGTGAAAGTATTTGGCATACAAATCAAATAATGCTAGGTGACAGCTTAAGGATACAGAGGTAAACAATAGAAACATAATAGCTTCACACTTTCTGCAAACACTGCAACTATTAGTTGGGAGTTCAATCTGATGCCCCCCCCCCTCTCCCCCACAATATTTACTCCACTCTAGGGGGGTATTTCAATTCTGTAGCCACTAGCCTGGTAGCACAAATAATGTTCTTCCAGTTACATCTGGCAACAAACAGT
The sequence above is drawn from the Apium graveolens cultivar Ventura chromosome 2, ASM990537v1, whole genome shotgun sequence genome and encodes:
- the LOC141694677 gene encoding dihydroflavonol 4-reductase-like, which codes for MEGKRTVCVTGASGYIGSWLVMRLLERRYHVRATVRDPDLVFLNSVLKLLPSTSGNEKKVKHLSELPNANTHLTLWKADLAEESSYDDAFHGCEGVFHMASPMELLVHDQATVYIRPLLSVLFLLCQIMKKTFLRINIKFDQLQKYLAEKTVAEKAAWKYAEENGIDMVTVHPSLVFGHFITPYTGYSIDIAISYILWEGFRLLVVEGVSGAMLGGLSIVGGAAVFVLTELQGGLPYVGVEGVAGSVLGGLPVVGVEGVSGAMLGGLSSLGGLP